One Janthinobacterium sp. TB1-E2 genomic region harbors:
- the mnmC gene encoding FAD-dependent 5-carboxymethylaminomethyl-2-thiouridine(34) oxidoreductase MnmC: MHRVLVLLDTDFDGARLRAACAAHGGRRLHYIALAPRPVDARHLPEEWRAQWPPCVPGLHRMVSHDGLVTLDVLIGEADACLAQLSARVDEVHLAWVPPATPVLARLMADGARLQAVHLDEAQRAALQKNGFVFDESRLRAVFYARRAEYAAVTAPERRAIVIGAGVAGAAACERLAARGWKVTLVERHMQPASEASGNLAGIFMPLMSKDDNIATRLVRAAYLYSLNRWKDLGGIGAAIEGAQSGVLHLARDGAHAQVQRQIAASGLYPREFARWLEAPEATAMLGAPAPDGAWWFEQGGWARPSSVCAAMLDACGASLTRRFSSSALRLERGDQEWLVRDADGTLIAAAPNVILAAGTGAVDFEQAAGLPLDAVRGQVTHLAEGILPSLPFVVCREAYMTPAHQGIVCVGASYDADADTSLRPSSQEDNIAKIADILGVAPFAAPLAGRTGFRCMAPDRLPLAGALPDPGVPGRCERLRDVPRWPGLFGLLGYASRGLIWAPLAAELLACQLEGEPLPLESQLAAALDPARFLLRERRRAY; encoded by the coding sequence ATGCACCGCGTGCTCGTCCTGCTCGATACGGATTTTGACGGCGCCCGCTTGCGTGCCGCCTGTGCGGCGCATGGCGGTCGCCGCCTGCATTACATCGCGCTGGCGCCGCGTCCCGTCGATGCGCGCCACTTGCCCGAAGAGTGGCGTGCGCAATGGCCGCCCTGCGTGCCGGGCCTGCATCGCATGGTCTCGCACGATGGCCTCGTCACGCTCGATGTGCTGATCGGCGAAGCCGATGCCTGCCTGGCGCAACTGTCGGCGCGCGTCGATGAAGTACACCTGGCCTGGGTGCCGCCAGCCACGCCGGTGCTGGCGCGCCTGATGGCCGATGGCGCGCGTCTGCAAGCCGTGCATCTGGACGAGGCGCAGCGCGCGGCCCTGCAAAAGAATGGCTTTGTTTTTGACGAGAGCCGTTTGCGCGCCGTGTTTTATGCGCGGCGCGCAGAGTACGCGGCCGTCACCGCGCCCGAGCGGCGCGCCATCGTCATCGGCGCGGGCGTGGCCGGCGCGGCCGCCTGCGAACGGCTGGCCGCGCGCGGCTGGAAGGTGACCCTGGTCGAGCGCCACATGCAACCGGCCAGCGAGGCCTCGGGCAACCTGGCCGGCATCTTCATGCCGCTGATGTCGAAGGACGACAATATCGCCACGCGCCTCGTGCGCGCCGCCTACCTGTATTCGCTGAACCGCTGGAAAGACCTGGGCGGCATCGGCGCCGCCATCGAGGGTGCGCAAAGCGGCGTGCTGCACCTGGCGCGCGACGGCGCGCATGCGCAGGTGCAGCGGCAGATCGCCGCCAGTGGCCTGTATCCGCGTGAATTCGCCCGCTGGCTGGAAGCGCCCGAGGCGACCGCCATGCTGGGCGCACCGGCGCCCGATGGCGCCTGGTGGTTCGAGCAGGGCGGCTGGGCGCGCCCGTCTTCCGTCTGCGCGGCCATGCTGGACGCCTGCGGTGCCTCGCTTACGCGGCGCTTTTCCAGCAGCGCCTTGCGCCTGGAGCGCGGCGACCAGGAATGGCTGGTGCGCGATGCGGACGGCACCCTGATCGCGGCCGCACCCAACGTCATCCTGGCGGCGGGCACGGGTGCCGTCGATTTCGAACAGGCGGCCGGCCTGCCGCTGGACGCCGTGCGCGGCCAGGTCACCCACCTGGCCGAAGGCATCTTGCCCTCGTTGCCGTTCGTCGTCTGCCGCGAAGCCTACATGACGCCGGCGCATCAGGGCATCGTGTGCGTGGGCGCCAGTTACGATGCGGACGCGGACACCAGCTTGCGCCCATCGAGCCAGGAAGACAATATCGCGAAGATCGCCGATATCCTGGGCGTGGCCCCGTTCGCCGCGCCGCTGGCGGGCCGCACGGGCTTTCGCTGCATGGCACCGGACCGCCTGCCGCTAGCGGGCGCCTTGCCCGACCCCGGCGTACCGGGCCGCTGCGAGCGCTTGCGCGACGTGCCGCGCTGGCCCGGCCTATTTGGCTTGCTCGGCTACGCCTCGCGCGGCCTGATCTGGGCGCCGCTGGCGGCCGAGCTGCTGGCGTGCCAGCTGGAGGGGGAGCCGCTGCCGCTGGAGAGTCAATTGGCCGCTGCCTTGGATCCTGCGCGATTTTTATTACGAGAGCGCCGTAGAGCATATTGA
- a CDS encoding rhodanese-like domain-containing protein gives MAAAELIFDPRAAHGEAAFDEVLNLARTQAQAQGLPYAGIVSAQDAWQLVQAGKAVLVDVRTHEERTFVGYVPASLHVAWATGTAMNRNPRFTRELEAKVGGKDAVVVLLCRSGKRSAAAAEAAAKAGFTHVFNIAQGFEGDLDEQQQRGHSGGWRWHALPWLQD, from the coding sequence ATGGCTGCTGCAGAACTGATTTTCGATCCCCGCGCCGCGCATGGCGAGGCGGCTTTTGACGAAGTGCTCAATCTCGCGCGCACCCAGGCGCAGGCGCAAGGTTTGCCATATGCGGGCATCGTCAGCGCGCAGGATGCGTGGCAACTGGTGCAGGCTGGCAAAGCCGTGCTGGTCGACGTGCGTACGCATGAAGAACGCACGTTCGTCGGCTACGTGCCCGCCTCGCTGCACGTGGCGTGGGCCACCGGCACGGCCATGAACCGCAATCCCCGCTTTACGCGCGAACTGGAAGCGAAGGTGGGCGGCAAGGATGCCGTCGTGGTGCTGCTGTGCCGCAGCGGCAAGCGCTCGGCCGCGGCCGCCGAAGCGGCGGCCAAGGCCGGTTTCACGCACGTCTTCAATATCGCGCAAGGCTTCGAGGGCGACCTCGACGAACAGCAGCAGCGCGGCCACAGCGGTGGCTGGCGCTGGCATGCGCTGCCCTGGCTGCAAGACTGA
- the epsC gene encoding serine O-acetyltransferase EpsC, which translates to MNQRAIPPASLAAQPQWELRQIVDELRAVREQWREGLASNQECGAREFPSRQHLHDIIKALCAALFPMRLGPLDLQQESEDFFVGHTLDTTLTGLHEQVRRELSYHARQHGLQQTVSIEQQALAIVQRFARALPRIRAQLDTDVAAAFHGDPAAHSVDEVLLCYPGILAIIHYRLAHTLYALGAPLVARIIAEVAHSQTGIDIHPGAIIGSSFFIDHGTGVVIGETAIIGERVRIYQAVTLGAKRFPAGADGVLKKGLARHPIVQDDVVIYAGATILGRVTIGQGSVIGGNVWLTRSVAPGSHVTQAHNQQEAPELPAPSHPAFAHHP; encoded by the coding sequence ATGAACCAGCGAGCCATTCCCCCCGCCTCCCTTGCCGCGCAGCCGCAATGGGAACTGCGCCAGATCGTCGATGAATTGCGCGCCGTGCGCGAGCAGTGGCGCGAAGGATTGGCCAGCAACCAGGAATGCGGCGCGCGCGAATTCCCGTCGCGCCAGCACTTGCACGACATCATCAAAGCCCTGTGCGCGGCCCTGTTCCCGATGCGCCTCGGCCCCCTCGACCTGCAGCAGGAGAGCGAGGATTTCTTCGTCGGCCACACGCTCGACACGACCCTCACGGGCTTGCATGAACAGGTGCGGCGCGAACTCAGTTACCACGCGCGCCAGCACGGCTTGCAGCAGACGGTCTCCATCGAACAGCAGGCGCTGGCCATCGTGCAGCGCTTCGCCCGCGCGCTGCCGCGCATCCGCGCCCAGCTCGACACGGACGTGGCGGCCGCCTTCCATGGCGACCCGGCCGCGCACAGCGTCGATGAAGTGCTGCTGTGCTACCCGGGCATCCTGGCCATCATCCATTACCGCCTGGCGCACACCCTGTATGCACTGGGCGCGCCGCTGGTGGCGCGCATCATCGCCGAAGTGGCCCATTCGCAGACGGGCATCGACATCCACCCGGGCGCCATCATCGGCAGCAGTTTTTTCATCGACCATGGCACGGGCGTGGTGATCGGCGAGACGGCCATCATCGGCGAACGGGTACGCATCTATCAAGCCGTCACCCTGGGCGCCAAGCGCTTTCCGGCCGGCGCCGACGGCGTGCTGAAAAAGGGACTGGCGCGCCACCCCATCGTGCAGGACGACGTGGTCATTTATGCGGGCGCGACGATCCTGGGACGGGTGACCATCGGCCAGGGCTCCGTCATTGGCGGCAATGTCTGGCTGACCCGCAGCGTGGCGCCCGGCAGCCATGTCACGCAAGCGCACAACCAGCAGGAGGCACCGGAATTGCCGGCACCATCCCACCCCGCTTTTGCCCACCACCCATGA
- a CDS encoding helix-turn-helix transcriptional regulator — protein MLIKQFGLAVRQLREGHGWSQERLAEAADLNRSFIGEIERGAATPSLLTVEKLAVALGVGLAGLMARCEPELVE, from the coding sequence ATGTTGATCAAACAGTTTGGACTGGCCGTGCGCCAGTTGCGTGAAGGGCATGGTTGGTCGCAGGAGCGGCTGGCCGAAGCGGCCGACTTGAACCGCTCGTTCATCGGCGAAATCGAACGGGGCGCCGCCACGCCGTCGCTGCTGACGGTGGAAAAGCTGGCCGTCGCGCTGGGCGTCGGCCTGGCCGGATTGATGGCGCGCTGCGAGCCGGAATTGGTGGAGTAA
- a CDS encoding family 2A encapsulin nanocompartment shell protein: MAEATENQFALGDNAARQLANASKSVPQLSTITPRWLVHLLQWLPVEAGIYRLNRVKNPKDVRVACSQRDESELPQTFVDYDDQPREYFLNAVSTVLDVHTRVSDLYSSPHDQIKEQLRLTIETIKERQESELINNPDYGLLASVHDDQRIFTLTGAPTPDDLDELLTKVWKEPGFFLAHPLAIAAFGRECTRRGVPPPTVSLFGSQFLTWRGVPLVPSDKLPIEDGKTKIILLRAGEQRQGVIGLFQPGLAGEQSPGLSVRFMGINRHAISSYLISLYCSLAVLTDDALAVLEDVEIGKYHDYPDTYK; encoded by the coding sequence ATGGCAGAAGCAACAGAGAACCAGTTCGCGCTGGGCGATAACGCCGCGCGCCAGTTGGCCAATGCAAGCAAGAGCGTCCCCCAGTTATCCACGATCACGCCGCGCTGGCTCGTGCACCTGCTGCAATGGCTGCCCGTGGAAGCGGGTATCTACCGCCTGAACCGCGTGAAAAATCCGAAGGACGTGCGCGTCGCCTGCTCGCAGCGCGACGAGTCGGAACTGCCGCAAACCTTCGTCGACTACGACGACCAGCCGCGCGAATATTTCCTCAATGCCGTCAGCACGGTGCTCGACGTGCACACGCGCGTGTCGGACCTGTACAGCAGCCCGCACGACCAGATCAAGGAGCAGCTGCGCCTGACCATCGAGACGATCAAGGAACGCCAAGAAAGCGAATTGATCAACAATCCCGACTACGGCCTGCTGGCCAGCGTGCATGACGACCAGCGCATCTTTACCCTGACGGGCGCGCCCACGCCGGACGACCTCGATGAATTGCTGACAAAAGTGTGGAAGGAACCGGGCTTCTTCCTCGCCCACCCGTTGGCCATTGCCGCCTTTGGCCGCGAATGCACGCGCCGCGGCGTGCCGCCGCCGACCGTCAGCCTGTTCGGCTCCCAGTTCCTCACGTGGCGCGGCGTGCCGCTGGTGCCATCGGACAAACTGCCGATCGAAGACGGCAAGACGAAGATCATTTTGCTGCGCGCGGGCGAACAGCGGCAGGGCGTGATCGGCCTGTTCCAGCCTGGTCTGGCGGGCGAGCAAAGCCCGGGCCTGTCCGTGCGCTTCATGGGCATCAACCGCCACGCGATTTCGTCCTATCTGATTTCGCTGTATTGCTCGCTGGCCGTGCTGACCGACGATGCGCTGGCCGTACTGGAAGACGTGGAGATCGGTAAATACCATGACTACCCAGACACCTACAAGTGA
- a CDS encoding family 2A encapsulin nanocompartment cargo protein cysteine desulfurase: protein MTTQTPTSDGAAGLPAVPFLPDEATLNRLAGEFFARLPGLAPASDKSPSLGGSGSVLDAAPRYANRPPPQPGPSFAAIAPGVATAQVPPVTPPLEAPVAPAPASIPTPRASAVSAPSPYYFVGGAHGYPASDGKLDGLAQQGLGQAAPQQAPARQLPVSPANSQPVFYFQTELPSATKPGQHQTQAPFDVHAVRRDFPVLAERINGKPLAWFDNAATTHKPQSVIDRVSYFYAHENSNIHRAAHALAARASDAYEAARAKVANFLGAASPNEIIFVRGATEGINLVANTFGRKYIGSGDEIIVSQLEHHANIVPWQQLAAEKGATLRVIPVDDSGQILLDEFRKLLNGRTRLVSVTQVSNALGTVTPVAQIIALAHAAGVRVLVDGAQAVSHLRVDVQALGADFYVFSGHKVFGPTGIGAVYGKADLLEQLPPWQGGGNMIADVTFERTVYQGVPNRFEAGTGNIADAVGLGAAIDYVQRIGLENIAAYEHALLEYATHHLQSIPGVRLIGTALDKASVASFVLAGYEPAEVGRALNDEGIAVRSGHHCAQPILRRFGVEATVRPSFAFYNTYEEIDRMIVVVKRLAGARR from the coding sequence ATGACTACCCAGACACCTACAAGTGATGGCGCGGCGGGCTTGCCTGCCGTCCCGTTCTTACCCGACGAAGCGACCTTGAACCGCCTGGCCGGTGAATTCTTTGCCCGCTTGCCGGGGTTGGCCCCCGCGTCGGACAAGTCACCCAGCCTCGGCGGTTCCGGCAGCGTGCTCGATGCGGCGCCCCGCTATGCGAACCGTCCGCCGCCGCAGCCCGGCCCTTCCTTCGCCGCCATCGCCCCTGGCGTGGCGACGGCGCAAGTGCCGCCCGTGACGCCACCTTTGGAAGCACCGGTTGCGCCGGCGCCCGCATCGATTCCCACGCCGCGTGCGTCCGCCGTCAGTGCGCCGTCGCCATATTATTTTGTCGGTGGCGCGCATGGCTATCCGGCGTCGGACGGCAAGCTCGATGGCCTGGCGCAGCAGGGTCTGGGACAGGCCGCGCCGCAGCAGGCACCCGCGCGCCAGCTGCCCGTATCGCCGGCGAACAGCCAGCCCGTGTTCTATTTCCAGACTGAGCTGCCCTCGGCGACGAAGCCCGGTCAACACCAGACGCAGGCTCCATTCGACGTGCATGCCGTGCGGCGCGATTTTCCCGTGCTGGCCGAACGGATCAATGGCAAGCCGCTGGCCTGGTTCGACAATGCGGCCACCACGCACAAGCCGCAGTCGGTGATCGACCGCGTGTCGTATTTTTATGCGCACGAGAATTCGAACATTCACCGCGCCGCGCACGCATTGGCCGCGCGCGCCAGCGATGCGTATGAAGCGGCACGCGCCAAGGTGGCCAATTTCCTCGGTGCGGCTTCACCCAATGAAATCATTTTCGTGCGGGGCGCCACCGAGGGCATCAACCTGGTCGCCAATACGTTCGGGCGAAAATACATCGGCAGCGGCGACGAGATCATCGTCTCGCAGCTCGAGCACCACGCCAACATCGTGCCGTGGCAGCAACTGGCGGCGGAAAAGGGCGCGACCCTGCGCGTGATTCCCGTCGACGACAGCGGGCAGATACTGCTCGATGAATTCCGCAAGCTGCTCAACGGCCGCACCAGGCTGGTGTCCGTGACGCAGGTGTCGAATGCATTGGGCACCGTGACGCCCGTGGCGCAGATCATCGCGCTGGCGCATGCGGCCGGCGTGCGCGTGCTGGTCGACGGGGCGCAAGCCGTGTCGCATCTGCGCGTGGACGTGCAGGCGCTGGGTGCGGATTTCTATGTGTTCTCGGGCCACAAGGTATTTGGCCCGACGGGGATCGGCGCCGTGTATGGCAAGGCGGACTTGCTCGAGCAATTGCCGCCATGGCAGGGCGGCGGCAACATGATCGCCGACGTCACGTTCGAGCGCACCGTCTACCAGGGCGTGCCGAACCGTTTCGAGGCGGGCACGGGCAATATCGCCGATGCCGTGGGTCTGGGCGCGGCCATCGATTACGTGCAGCGCATCGGCCTGGAAAACATCGCCGCCTACGAGCACGCGCTGCTGGAATACGCGACGCACCACTTGCAATCGATTCCCGGCGTGCGCCTGATCGGCACGGCGCTGGACAAGGCGAGCGTGGCTTCGTTCGTGCTGGCCGGCTACGAGCCGGCGGAAGTGGGGCGCGCGCTGAACGACGAGGGCATCGCCGTGCGCTCGGGCCACCACTGCGCCCAGCCGATCCTTCGCCGCTTCGGCGTGGAAGCGACCGTGCGGCCGTCGTTCGCCTTCTACAACACGTATGAGGAGATCGACCGCATGATCGTCGTGGTCAAGCGCCTGGCGGGTGCGCGCCGCTGA
- a CDS encoding HAMP domain-containing sensor histidine kinase, whose product MEDQHSSPELFLFLASTVHDMKNSISVVSGTLESLLAAEQAKTAPQADPAYLQMAQMLYQTKRLNDNLIQLLALYKEVGKPGYPFDVQPQLVSQVVDQVVDQEKILLASKGIALETACPPELIWALDEDLVIGVLAHAINNAIRYTKDTIRLSVREHGGMLELRVEDNGDGYTQALLDAGSAAMDGMAAGVNFSTNSTGLGLYFSSEVAKMHKHRGSSGSIALENGGALGGGCFILRLP is encoded by the coding sequence GTGGAAGATCAACACAGCTCGCCCGAGCTATTCCTGTTCCTGGCGTCGACCGTGCACGACATGAAAAACTCGATCAGCGTGGTCAGCGGCACGTTGGAATCGCTGCTGGCGGCCGAGCAGGCGAAAACGGCCCCCCAGGCCGACCCCGCCTACCTGCAGATGGCGCAGATGCTGTACCAGACCAAGCGCCTCAACGATAACCTGATCCAGCTGCTGGCCCTGTACAAGGAAGTGGGCAAGCCCGGCTACCCGTTCGACGTGCAGCCGCAGCTGGTGAGCCAGGTGGTCGACCAGGTGGTGGACCAGGAAAAGATCCTGCTGGCCTCGAAAGGCATCGCCCTGGAGACGGCCTGCCCGCCAGAGCTGATCTGGGCCCTCGATGAAGATCTGGTCATCGGCGTGCTCGCGCATGCGATCAACAACGCCATCCGCTACACGAAGGACACGATCCGCCTGTCCGTGCGGGAGCACGGCGGCATGCTCGAGCTGCGCGTGGAAGACAATGGCGACGGCTATACGCAGGCCTTGCTCGACGCGGGTAGCGCGGCCATGGATGGCATGGCGGCCGGCGTGAATTTTTCCACCAACAGCACGGGCCTGGGCCTGTATTTTTCCAGCGAAGTGGCAAAGATGCACAAGCACCGGGGCAGCAGCGGCAGCATCGCCTTGGAAAATGGCGGCGCCCTGGGCGGCGGCTGTTTCATCCTGCGCCTGCCCTGA
- a CDS encoding response regulator: MTTDSHATAAEAGSTDWADKHYLLVDDFIGIRILLRESLRNLGARHIDQAASGGEAMKLLAKTRYDVVLCDYNLGEGKNGQQVLEETRVRNLTAPSSVWLMVSAEKSVESVMGAAEHQPDAYLIKPITEGVLLTRLNRVWHKKQVFREIDQACMEKDYLRAAKLCDAQIEVNKLHELELLRMKASLLLKSGEPEKARAVYEKVLAERDYSWAKAGLGKIRMNNGEHEAARQIFQGVIVENKYYIDAYDQMAVAYQLMGQHEEACGVLEKAARLSPNSVPRQRNLGLAALKVGNVSMAEKAFRKCISIGEFSVMKTPDAYLGLARVCGLKKDAKEALQWLLLAQREFSPEQIGLRAKITEGMVHHETGDYRRARKCGDELEAMLAEDPARPEKSICMELATLLFAVGVKDAPAGLLCYVVKNNHDNQVVQDEVQKIFDKAKMGDEGTSLIIASRKEASDLMNKGVLLWKTDKLNEAVAWMRTARDKLPNNLRILFNSAQIIVSFLEQRGYQAELAAEAMEVLLYVDKIAPGQQRFAQLMEQLVQLTPPPGPEEAVVVPEKAPPVPEKGGKVVRERAG; encoded by the coding sequence ATGACGACAGACAGCCACGCCACCGCCGCCGAAGCGGGCAGCACCGACTGGGCCGACAAGCATTATCTGCTGGTCGACGACTTCATCGGCATCCGCATCCTGCTGCGCGAATCGCTGCGCAACCTGGGCGCGCGCCATATCGACCAGGCGGCCAGCGGCGGCGAAGCCATGAAGCTGCTGGCCAAGACGCGCTACGACGTGGTGCTGTGCGATTACAACCTGGGCGAAGGCAAGAACGGCCAGCAAGTGCTGGAAGAGACGCGCGTGCGCAACCTGACGGCGCCGTCGAGCGTGTGGCTGATGGTGTCGGCCGAGAAAAGCGTGGAATCCGTGATGGGCGCGGCCGAGCACCAGCCCGACGCGTATCTGATCAAGCCGATCACGGAAGGCGTGCTGCTGACGCGCTTGAACCGCGTGTGGCACAAGAAGCAGGTGTTTCGCGAAATCGATCAGGCCTGCATGGAAAAGGATTATCTGCGCGCGGCCAAGCTGTGCGACGCGCAGATCGAAGTCAACAAGCTGCACGAGCTGGAATTGCTGCGCATGAAGGCGTCGTTGCTGCTGAAAAGCGGCGAGCCGGAAAAGGCCCGTGCCGTGTACGAAAAAGTCTTGGCCGAGCGCGATTACAGCTGGGCCAAGGCGGGCCTGGGCAAGATCCGCATGAACAACGGCGAGCACGAGGCGGCGCGGCAAATCTTCCAGGGCGTGATCGTGGAAAACAAGTACTACATCGATGCCTACGACCAGATGGCCGTCGCCTACCAGCTGATGGGCCAGCACGAAGAGGCCTGCGGCGTGCTGGAAAAGGCGGCGCGCCTGTCACCCAATTCCGTGCCGCGCCAGCGCAACCTGGGGCTGGCAGCCCTGAAGGTCGGCAATGTCAGCATGGCGGAAAAGGCCTTTCGCAAGTGTATTTCCATCGGCGAGTTTTCCGTCATGAAGACGCCGGACGCCTACCTGGGCCTGGCGCGCGTGTGTGGCCTCAAAAAGGATGCCAAGGAAGCGCTGCAATGGCTGCTGCTGGCGCAGCGCGAATTCTCGCCCGAGCAGATCGGGCTGCGCGCGAAGATCACGGAAGGCATGGTGCACCACGAAACGGGCGATTACCGGCGCGCGCGCAAGTGCGGCGACGAACTCGAAGCGATGCTGGCCGAAGACCCGGCGCGGCCCGAGAAAAGTATTTGCATGGAACTGGCGACCCTGCTGTTCGCCGTCGGCGTCAAGGATGCGCCGGCCGGTTTGTTGTGCTACGTGGTCAAGAACAACCACGATAACCAGGTGGTGCAGGACGAAGTGCAGAAAATTTTCGACAAGGCCAAGATGGGCGACGAGGGCACGAGCCTGATCATCGCCTCGCGCAAGGAAGCGTCGGACTTGATGAACAAGGGCGTGCTGCTGTGGAAGACGGACAAGCTCAACGAAGCCGTGGCCTGGATGCGCACGGCGCGCGACAAGCTGCCGAACAACTTGCGCATCCTGTTCAATTCCGCGCAAATCATCGTGTCGTTCCTGGAGCAGCGCGGCTACCAGGCGGAATTGGCGGCCGAAGCCATGGAAGTGTTGTTGTATGTGGACAAAATTGCACCAGGGCAGCAGCGCTTCGCGCAATTGATGGAGCAACTGGTGCAGTTGACGCCGCCGCCCGGGCCGGAAGAGGCCGTCGTGGTGCCGGAAAAAGCGCCGCCGGTGCCGGAAAAAGGGGGAAAAGTCGTGCGTGAGCGTGCCGGATGA
- a CDS encoding PhaM family polyhydroxyalkanoate granule multifunctional regulatory protein: protein MANPQMPQMPGAAVVTDTLDFVKNLWGSMSVPGMGVPGITAPTMSVEELDKKINDLKAVEAWLNLNTSMLRGSIQALEVQRGTIATLKSMGASLAAAITQPGASEKSVFESVPYASAFFQQAAPAAAAPAPEPKPAPAPAPEPAAAAPSDAGSQAAAQLANPSVWWNLLQDQFKQAVSTAMSPDAASFGGGAAGATAKPAAGKSAKPAEAGTAAKAKAPLRKAPAKRAAPKSKAPGKA, encoded by the coding sequence ATGGCAAACCCGCAAATGCCCCAAATGCCGGGCGCAGCAGTTGTGACCGACACCCTCGACTTCGTCAAGAACCTGTGGGGCAGCATGAGCGTGCCCGGCATGGGCGTGCCTGGCATCACGGCGCCCACCATGTCGGTGGAAGAGCTGGACAAGAAAATCAACGACTTGAAAGCCGTCGAAGCCTGGCTGAACCTCAATACCAGCATGCTGCGCGGCAGTATCCAGGCATTGGAAGTGCAGCGCGGCACCATCGCCACCCTGAAATCGATGGGCGCGTCCCTGGCGGCAGCCATCACCCAGCCCGGCGCCAGCGAGAAATCCGTGTTTGAATCGGTGCCCTACGCTTCCGCGTTTTTCCAGCAAGCCGCACCCGCAGCTGCGGCGCCAGCGCCTGAACCAAAGCCGGCGCCTGCCCCCGCACCGGAACCGGCTGCGGCGGCGCCCAGCGATGCCGGCAGCCAGGCGGCAGCCCAGCTGGCCAATCCAAGTGTCTGGTGGAATTTGTTACAAGATCAGTTCAAGCAGGCCGTGTCGACAGCCATGTCGCCCGATGCTGCCAGTTTTGGCGGTGGAGCGGCTGGAGCGACGGCCAAGCCAGCGGCCGGCAAATCCGCCAAACCCGCTGAAGCAGGCACTGCAGCCAAGGCCAAGGCCCCGCTGCGCAAGGCGCCGGCAAAGCGCGCGGCACCCAAGTCGAAAGCACCAGGCAAGGCCTGA
- a CDS encoding DUF3108 domain-containing protein, which translates to MMPDSFFSPPRRRTVIFVAVIGALHYVALEWLTSRASMVPLGQDHAQVVSMALIAEPPAPVPVPPPPPPPKLRPLPEPRLPPPPPPTELPSSDTAQFTAPASDAPQGLVTPAAPAASAPAITAPPPAVAEAPAPASPPPPPVEQARRYKTNAPASAQFDLHVDRRDADGTKWQGVAAMAWDNRGDTYQLKLEVGLSMLITRINLLVLTSEGLIDGSGIVPVTATEKRKGRAQTATHFNRDAKAITFSATTATAPWQEGAQDKATVPFQLAAIGRADVNQLAGNIDILVGEEKEATVFRFQLVGEEELETKMGRLVTWHLRRPPKPGTYSSQLDIWLAPSMQWYPVQIRNTEANGALTTQTVTQIRVNDATGK; encoded by the coding sequence ATGATGCCTGACTCCTTCTTTTCGCCACCGCGCCGCCGCACCGTCATTTTTGTCGCGGTCATCGGCGCACTGCATTACGTGGCGCTGGAATGGCTCACCTCGCGTGCCAGCATGGTGCCGCTGGGGCAGGATCATGCGCAGGTGGTCAGCATGGCCTTGATCGCCGAGCCGCCCGCACCGGTGCCGGTGCCGCCTCCGCCTCCGCCGCCCAAGCTGCGGCCCTTGCCCGAGCCCCGCTTGCCGCCACCGCCGCCGCCGACGGAGCTGCCGTCGAGCGACACGGCCCAGTTCACGGCGCCCGCCAGCGACGCGCCGCAAGGGCTGGTCACGCCAGCGGCACCGGCGGCCAGCGCGCCAGCCATCACGGCGCCGCCGCCCGCCGTGGCGGAAGCACCGGCACCGGCCAGTCCGCCGCCGCCGCCCGTCGAGCAGGCGCGACGCTACAAGACGAATGCGCCTGCATCGGCCCAGTTCGACCTGCACGTGGACCGGCGCGATGCCGACGGCACCAAGTGGCAGGGCGTGGCAGCCATGGCGTGGGACAACCGGGGCGACACGTACCAGCTGAAACTGGAAGTGGGCTTGAGCATGCTGATCACGCGCATCAACCTGCTGGTGCTGACCAGCGAAGGCCTGATCGATGGCAGCGGCATCGTGCCCGTCACGGCGACGGAAAAGCGCAAGGGCCGCGCGCAAACAGCCACGCATTTCAACCGTGACGCCAAGGCCATCACGTTTTCGGCCACGACGGCCACGGCGCCATGGCAGGAGGGGGCGCAGGACAAGGCCACCGTGCCATTCCAGCTGGCCGCCATCGGCCGCGCCGACGTCAATCAGCTGGCGGGCAATATCGACATCCTCGTCGGCGAGGAAAAGGAAGCGACCGTGTTCCGCTTCCAGCTGGTGGGCGAGGAAGAACTGGAGACCAAGATGGGCCGCCTGGTGACCTGGCATTTGCGCCGGCCGCCGAAACCCGGCACGTATTCGTCGCAGCTCGATATCTGGCTGGCGCCATCGATGCAATGGTATCCGGTACAAATACGCAATACCGAAGCGAACGGGGCGCTGACCACGCAAACCGTGACCCAAATTCGCGTCAATGACGCTACAGGAAAATAA